In a single window of the Pelagibacterium sp. 26DY04 genome:
- a CDS encoding VOC family protein — MSRITPSLWFDDNLEEAMEFYASVFPDAKIHGTARYPEGGMGEPGKVMTGDFELLGQRFNAINGGPHFKFSEAISFIIDCEDQAEVDYYWDKLTQGGGAESQCGWVKDKFGVSWQIVPKALYRTVTGSDPAGAQRATKAMLGMKKLIVADLEKAYRGE; from the coding sequence ATGTCCAGGATTACCCCAAGCCTGTGGTTTGACGACAATCTCGAGGAGGCGATGGAATTTTACGCTTCCGTATTCCCCGACGCCAAGATTCACGGCACCGCCCGCTATCCCGAAGGTGGCATGGGTGAGCCCGGTAAGGTGATGACCGGCGATTTCGAACTCCTCGGCCAGCGCTTCAACGCCATCAATGGCGGTCCGCACTTCAAGTTCTCCGAGGCCATATCCTTCATTATCGATTGCGAGGACCAGGCCGAGGTCGACTATTACTGGGACAAGCTCACCCAGGGTGGAGGCGCCGAAAGCCAGTGCGGCTGGGTCAAGGACAAGTTCGGCGTCTCCTGGCAGATCGTGCCCAAGGCGCTCTATCGGACGGTCACCGGCAGCGATCCCGCCGGCGCCCAGCGCGCCACAAAGGCCATGCTCGGCATGAAAAAGCTGATCGTCGCCGATCTGGAAAAGGCCTATCGCGGCGAATAA
- a CDS encoding superoxide dismutase family protein yields the protein MKLLTVAAVASCALLASPAFAQEQTATATFIDAEGQEVGTANLTGTPKGVLIEVEATGLPADQWVAFHVHETGTCDHETDHESAGEHFNPADVEHGYLTETGPHAGDMPNQYVNAEGTLNAHVFNSLVTLDEGEAGIMGRALMIHGGGDDYQSQPSGDAGDRIACAVIE from the coding sequence ATGAAGCTCCTTACGGTTGCGGCAGTGGCAAGCTGTGCGCTCCTGGCGTCTCCTGCGTTTGCGCAGGAGCAGACCGCCACCGCCACTTTCATTGATGCAGAAGGGCAGGAGGTTGGAACGGCGAACCTGACCGGGACGCCCAAAGGCGTGCTGATCGAAGTGGAGGCCACAGGCCTGCCGGCCGATCAATGGGTCGCCTTTCACGTGCACGAGACGGGCACGTGCGATCACGAAACCGATCATGAATCGGCCGGCGAGCACTTCAATCCCGCCGATGTCGAGCATGGGTATCTCACCGAAACCGGCCCGCATGCCGGGGATATGCCGAACCAGTATGTGAACGCCGAGGGAACCCTCAACGCGCATGTGTTCAATTCCCTCGTGACCCTCGATGAGGGTGAAGCGGGGATAATGGGACGCGCGCTGATGATCCACGGGGGTGGGGACGACTATCAGAGCCAGCCCTCGGGCGATGCGGGCGACAGGATCGCCTGCGCGGTGATCGAATAA
- the ftsA gene encoding cell division protein FtsA, which yields MMTSAMTARLKPVQPGRSSLVTVLDIGSTKICCVIARLVPRPEGRALRGRTHVAEIIGFGYGPSAGVKSGVVTDLDKAEQAIRSVVGMAERAAGITVQSVVVNVTAGRLGSETFSASVSLDGHEVEPADISRVLIAVNERSVREERSIIHALPIGYALDGQKGVRDPRGMVGETLGVDVAVISAETLAMRNIELALNKCHLEVEALMATPYASGLATLVDDEADLGVACIDMGGATTTVSVFADGHLVYADALAIGGHHITLDIARQLSVSVADAERLKTLYGSCLPGQTDETDVITVMPIGANSHESPNSISREMLTQVIRPRVEEILEAIRDRMQATGMMDISGRRFVLTGGGSDLTGLPELARRMLARNVRNGRPLGVSGLPDRAKGPAFATVAGMLVYPQVCGAEYVQPRPTRKITGSDGYLARVGSWLKSGFV from the coding sequence ATGATGACCTCTGCGATGACAGCGCGTTTGAAGCCGGTGCAGCCCGGGCGGTCCTCGCTTGTGACGGTGCTCGACATCGGTTCGACCAAGATCTGCTGTGTAATCGCCCGGCTGGTGCCGCGGCCCGAGGGCAGGGCCCTGCGGGGGCGCACCCATGTGGCCGAAATCATCGGCTTTGGCTACGGGCCCTCGGCGGGGGTCAAGAGCGGGGTGGTGACCGATCTCGACAAGGCCGAGCAGGCGATCCGTTCCGTGGTTGGCATGGCTGAGCGGGCGGCGGGGATCACCGTGCAATCGGTGGTGGTGAACGTCACGGCCGGACGGCTGGGCTCGGAGACGTTTTCGGCGAGCGTGTCGCTGGACGGTCATGAGGTGGAGCCCGCCGATATTTCGCGCGTGCTGATCGCGGTCAACGAGCGCAGCGTGCGCGAAGAGCGCTCGATCATCCACGCGCTGCCGATCGGCTATGCGCTGGACGGGCAGAAGGGCGTTCGCGATCCGCGCGGCATGGTGGGTGAGACGCTGGGGGTCGATGTTGCGGTGATTTCCGCCGAAACGCTGGCCATGCGCAACATCGAACTGGCGCTCAACAAATGTCATCTCGAAGTCGAAGCGCTGATGGCGACGCCTTACGCGTCGGGGCTGGCGACGCTGGTGGACGACGAGGCCGATCTTGGGGTCGCCTGTATCGACATGGGCGGCGCGACGACGACAGTATCGGTGTTTGCCGACGGGCATCTGGTTTACGCCGACGCCCTGGCGATCGGCGGGCACCACATCACGCTCGATATCGCGCGGCAGCTCTCGGTGAGCGTGGCCGATGCCGAACGGCTCAAGACGCTCTACGGCTCGTGCCTGCCGGGGCAGACCGACGAGACTGACGTGATCACGGTGATGCCGATCGGCGCCAACTCCCATGAATCGCCCAATTCGATATCGCGCGAGATGCTGACGCAGGTGATCCGGCCGCGCGTCGAGGAAATCCTCGAGGCGATCCGCGACAGGATGCAGGCGACGGGAATGATGGACATTTCGGGCCGGCGGTTCGTCCTCACCGGCGGCGGATCGGACCTCACCGGTTTGCCTGAATTGGCGCGGCGCATGCTGGCGCGCAACGTGCGCAACGGGCGTCCGCTGGGGGTTTCCGGGTTGCCCGATCGCGCCAAGGGGCCGGCTTTTGCGACGGTTGCCGGCATGCTGGTCTATCCGCAGGTGTGCGGAGCCGAATATGTGCAACCGCGCCCGACACGCAAGATCACCGGATCGGACGGCTATCTCGCCAGGGTGGGAAGCTGGCTCAAGTCGGGCTTCGTGTAG
- a CDS encoding cell division protein FtsQ/DivIB, whose product MRRKESFTAAPASTVAPPAPRIERPALRVVSNLSPVTRDRALVPGQGRGTLVPVRRRGGMLVTLGNWWVLHKRLALRLITLLVAATLAIGGYVLREDLGEGLGLVGALMNGQMADVGFSIASIEINGLSLTREADVAHALGIEAGSSSLGFDIAAARLRVEEIPSVDEATIRKVYPDSLVVSITEKEPMARWRIDGATMLIDGSGSPIAPASVENGDLPLVIGEGAGDDALAMINLVNRYPDLTFDLAALNRVADRRWDLIFYSGLRVQLPETGVVDALSRLNDYQLEHQVLQRDLDLIDMRVAQYVAVRPTVREEEDDSQ is encoded by the coding sequence CATCGAGCGTCCCGCCCTGCGGGTGGTTTCCAACCTTTCTCCCGTAACGCGCGACCGGGCGCTGGTTCCGGGGCAGGGGCGCGGCACGCTGGTGCCCGTGCGCCGGCGCGGCGGCATGCTGGTCACGCTGGGCAATTGGTGGGTGCTCCACAAGCGCCTGGCGCTGCGCCTCATCACGCTGCTGGTTGCAGCAACGCTGGCGATCGGGGGCTATGTGCTGCGCGAGGATCTGGGGGAAGGGCTTGGGCTGGTTGGCGCCCTCATGAACGGCCAGATGGCCGATGTCGGGTTTTCCATCGCCAGCATAGAGATCAACGGGCTCTCGCTCACCCGCGAGGCCGACGTGGCACATGCGCTGGGCATTGAGGCGGGGTCGTCCAGCCTTGGGTTCGATATCGCCGCGGCGAGGCTGCGGGTGGAGGAAATTCCCTCGGTGGACGAAGCGACGATCCGCAAGGTCTATCCGGATTCACTGGTGGTCTCGATCACCGAGAAAGAGCCGATGGCCCGCTGGCGGATCGACGGCGCGACGATGCTGATCGACGGTTCGGGTTCGCCCATCGCGCCGGCAAGCGTCGAAAACGGCGATCTGCCGCTGGTGATCGGCGAGGGCGCCGGGGACGATGCGCTGGCGATGATCAACCTCGTCAACCGCTACCCCGACCTGACGTTCGACCTCGCGGCGCTCAACCGGGTGGCCGACCGGCGTTGGGACCTGATCTTTTATTCCGGCCTGCGCGTGCAGCTTCCCGAAACCGGGGTGGTCGATGCGCTGAGCCGGCTCAACGACTACCAATTGGAGCACCAGGTGCTGCAGCGCGATCTCGACCTGATCGACATGCGCGTGGCGCAATATGTGGCCGTGCGGCCGACGGTTCGCGAAGAAGAAGACGACAGCCAATGA